AGCGGCGGGGACCGCACTGTATGATcaactcctccttggccttgatggGTGCGGCAGCGTCCGCGCTcaggttgatgaggaagttGACAGCAGTCTTCTTGTACTCGTGCCTGAGCAGGGAGAATAGAGTGACGGGCTGGCTGGGGTTGTAGGATTGCTGGATGGTCGCGGGCACGTCCTTAAGGTAAACGTGGACGCGGGTACCAGGAGCAACACCTCCGACAAGGGCTTCCCTAGACGCCCTGATCTTGGAGGCCTGGTAGTCTTGGATCTTCAACAAGCGCTCCCAATCCTCTGGCTGGTATGCGcggtcctcatcctcctgccAAGGGCTTGACCTCAAGCTCTTGAGACCTCTGTACTTGGCTAGACGTTCACGAGCAAGAACGTGGGGGTGGAGCTCGATCTCATCAGGGAACTCGAGGTCATCCTGAGCCTCATCCCGCTTTTGCTTGCGGAAAGCCTCTAGTTGCTTGGCATCCTCATCAGCATCAGGTTGGATGAAGCCGCCCTCAGTTTGTGGGTACTCGGTTTGTCCGGCTTCTGTTGGCGCGTAACCAGCAAgaccctcctcgccatcctctGGCCTGGcggcctcttcctcgtcgtcgtcctccatctcatcgtcctcttccATATCTGAGCCGGAATCAGACACATCGTCGTCTAGGTACCACGCAGCCTGGTACTTTGATGTACCCTTGGGAAGCTTCTTTGGCGCAGTATAAGCCTCGGGCTCCTCCTCTGAGAAGTAATGGTGGTCGTCCAACAAAACACCCTTCTTTGAAGTCGTCATTGTGGTCATTCCGTCGTTCatttcgtcatcgtcgtcgtcctccatgCGAACCTCCTCGGGCGCAAGGTCGACAAGATCATCGCGGTCGTCGGTAGGCTGGTCGAGAATCTCCTCAGCGCCCTCCTCCACGTTCATGCCCTCCTCTCCACGTTTCCTCCTGGCCAAGGGAGCTGCTGTGATCTTCTCAACCTGGAAGGTGCCCCAATCGCCAACCTGCACCAGGCGGTCGGCCTTCAAGCCCTTGCCCCTGACGACACCGGTAAGCACGGTAGACTCACCAAACTTGACCTCCTCCACAAGCATCCAACTCCTCTCGTCTCTCCAGCGAATGCCCTTGGGTGTAGTGCTGCATAGCGAGCGCATGAGGTTGGAGCATTCCTGTCTGTTGTCGAGGCTGAAGACCTTATCCTGTTCGGGGTGGAAGTGGGTGATGTAGGACTTGAGAGACGAAAGAACGGAGAGTCTCTGCTTTTGGGGCTCGATCTTGTTGAGGCCCTGGACGACGGTGAAGAGGGTAGAGAGACCCTGGCTTTCAACGCTGCGCAAGATCAGCTCGCCAAGTTCATCGACCTCTTCCTGCGCGGACAAAACGAGAACGACATAGTCGGCGACTCTGGCAGCGTCCAGGCAGGCGGTAAGGTCGCGCTTGAGGGGGAAGTATTGAAGCTTCTGCTTGAATCTGTCGACGGGAACGCGGAATGCGCCCTCGGGCACCTCGGTCTCGATATCAATGCTGGCGTTCAGGCTCTTGATGGCTTCGGTAGCGTCACCGTCGCTGCACAGGGGGATAACGGCCACGTTTCTGGGGGCACCATCCTTGCCGGCGAAAATGGAGGTCTCCTGGAGATGTTCCTTGTGTTTTTGCAGCTGAAGCTGCTTGTTACGGTTGCGACGGTCGAACTTGGACATGACTTGTTGATGGGGGGTCTTGCGCACACCTCTCTCCTCGGCTACCTTGCCTATAGAATGTTGAAAGTATTAGCGCTGTGTGGACGTTGTCGACCTCTTTATATGCAGCTGTATATTCATGTCTGCTTGGGCTTGGTGCGCCAAAGTTGGGTGAAGTAGAGCATAGTCCAAGGCAACAACCTTGGCATGAGGCACGGCTGTTATATGCAATCCGTACCTTTGGCAGCATTCCGGAGAGCACCCTTGGTAGAATGGCGTGACTTGAAGGGCTTGTTCGACGCCTTGGTCGTCGGCCGATGCGAGTGGCCGCTCACGGCGCCGGGCATATTGCTGGAATCGCCGCCTGCTTTGAACCGAAAAGGGAGCGAGTTTGACGCCAGGATGTTGGACCTGGGGAGGCGATGAAGAGAAGAGGCTGGGGGGTTGGGACTGAAAAGAGATTTCGAGAACCTCTCTGGTCACAATCCGTCTATCGAGTATCGAATAAAGTGATGGGGACAATGTCAATGGCGGGGCACTCGTTGCATTTTTTTGAGTTGTGCGAACATGGGCGGCCGTCTCGCTACTTATCTTATCGGACTCTTGTACGCAGTGGAGCCAATGATCGCTGCGGAACAGCTGCCCCATCCAACTTTTTAGTGGGTCCGGCCCCAAAAAAGTTGTCGAGGAAAGGAAACATTCAAAGTGCCAAAGCGAGGGACAGACACGGGCACACCGAGAAACCGCCAGACCAATTCCATATTCAGCCCCCATCCATATCCCGTCGCCGATCCAACTGTCCTAGTCCACCACACATATTACCCATTCCCATTGTGTCGCGTCGACCCATTGGCACCATGGAGACTACAGACAGGGCCGAAATCTCCCTCTCGAGGGCAGAGCAGCCCAGCGGCGCCGTTGCCATCAACAACGTCCGAAGCGAGTTCCGATCAAAGGCCGAGGCCAACAAGATCCGCAAAGTCAAGGCAGCAGAGAAGTCGTACGGCCGTGGTCGCAAGATCGATGTCAAGAACGTCAAGGACAAAAAGCTCAAGCGCAACCTTACCAACCTCGAAGAAAAGTACCAGACGGCCACGCtaaaggccaaggaggccgaAATCCTTCTCGAGAATGCCGGCGGTTTCCTCGAGGCTGAACATGAGCTTGTGAGTAGCCATGGCTTGGGAGTTTATAGCCTCTTGCGCGATACTAACCGCGCTGGTCACGATAGGAACGCACATACAAGGTTCGCCAGGAGGACATCGTCAGCGAAGTCAACATTGAGGTCGCCCAGAAAAAGTTCGACTTGAAGCTCGACCAACTAGGCCCTTACATTTGCGATTTTTCGAGGAATGGCCGGGATCTGATTCTGGCAGGACGAAAGGGCCATGTCGCTACGATGGACTGGAGAGACGGCAAGCTGGGCTGTGAGTTGCAGTTGGGAGAGACCATCAGGGACGTCAAGTGGCTACACAACAACCAATACTTTGCCGTCGCTCAGAAGAAGTACACCTACATCTACGACTCGCAGGGCGTCGAGCTCCACTGCCTAAGGAAACACGTCGAAGTCTCCCACCTCGAATTCCTCCCCTACCACTTCCTGCTGGCCACCCTGGGCACAAACGGCCAGCTCAAGTACCAGGACACATCGACCGGTCAGATCGTCACCGAAATCGCAACGAAGCTGGGCACACCCGTTTCCATGACACAAAACCCCTGGAACGCTATCCTCCATGTTGGTCACCAGAACGGCACAGTAACGCTATGGTCGCCCAACTCGTCAGAACCTCTGGTCAAGCTCCTTGCCCACCGTGGTCCCGTACGATCCATGGCTGTCGACCGCGAAGGCCGCTACATGGTGACAACAGGACAGGACTGCAAGATGGCCGTTTGGGATATCCGCATGTTCAAGGAGGTCAACAACTACTTTACCCGGGCGCCCGCTTCGTCCGTCGCCATCTCAGATACCGGCCTTACCGCTGTCGGCTGGGGCACCAGGACAACGGTCTGGAAGGGTCTCTTCTCGAAGGAGAAGCCGGTACAAGAAAAGGTCCAGTCTCCCTACATGACGTGGGGCGGTGAGGGCAAGCGCGTCGAGCGGGTGCGGTGGTGCCCCTTTGACGATGTTCTCGGTGTCGGCCACAGCGAAGGGTTCTCGTCCCTCATCATccccggcgccggcgaggcCAACTTCGACGCCTTGGAAGTCAACCCGTACGAGACCAAGAAGCAGAGACAGGAGGGCGAAGTCAAGCAGCTGCTCAACAAGCTCGCGCCCGAGATGATTGCGCTCGACCCCAACTTTATCGGCACCCTCGATTTGCGGTCGGCGAAGCAGCGGGAGGCGGACAAGGATCTGGACGCCGGGCCGCCGgatctggaggaggagatgcgCAACCGGGCCAGAGGCAAGAACAGCGCGCTCAAGAAGTACCTgcggaagcagaagaagaagaacattATCGACGAGAAGCGgctcaaggccgaggagatgTACAAGCAGATGCAGGAGAAGAACGGGGAGAGGCACAAGGAGAAGGTGGCCGAGCTGGGGCCTACGCTGGCCAGGTTTGCGAGGAAAGAGTAGAGCATGAAAATTGGTGGGAGGGGTGGAAGAACAGAGTACATGATGATACCCAGAATCAGTCACTTAATGAAACCAAAGACGGTCAGTCGACCGGATGCTGTGCTGATACTATATTTGTTTACTTGATATGCTTACGTGTATGTGGAGACTCATCTTGTTGCTTGATAATCTATTCAAAAGTAAAAATCAAGACCTACGCCTTACATGCATCAAAGTCTTTACCTGACTGTATCGCTCTCTAAGCCCAATGATACTTTTATACCGTCCCCGTTACGCCATTTTTCGtgcttctcgtccttctcttTGTATCTACGTTCATGCTACCGTCAACATAACACACtttctccatcctctccccgCTACAAAGTCTTCCCCCTTTACAGCAACTTCAAGTGACCAGTGATCTCATCAACCAAGCTCTTAGGCGCCGGACCAACGCCCAGCACGGTCCTGGACCCAGAGGCAATCTGCGTACGGCCAGCATCCTGAATCACCTCAGCAGTGACGCCCAAGCTGCGCGCCTTGGCCATCAGCTCCAGCATCTCATCCTCGGTCTTGGTTTGCACGGCGATCTTGGCCTGGCCGTTGCGCTCCCACTGACGGAGCAGGCGGGCCGACAGCGACAGGGGCTCGAGCTGGGCGGCAGAGAAAAGGCGCTTGTAGCAGGCGAGGGTGGCGTGGGAGCATTGAGCTGCGATTTTGCCTGTTTGTTTTCCACCACAGCAACACGTCAATAAACCGAAGGTTAAGGGATAAAGTAGAAAAGAGAtatcagaaaaaaaaaaaaaaaaaacatacccTTGGTCATGCCCAGATCCGTCCTCACAACCAAGACCAACTTGCACTCCTCAGTCGGATCCAGTCCCAACTTGGGCGCCGccttctcctgctgctgcttcttcttctttttcttctcctcagcggcagcagcaccgcGCGCGCGCAAGCCCTGGCGCTGATCGGCCTCGAGCCCGTTGGCCCAGTTGGGCGCGTGGTCTAGTATGTAATCGTCCTCGTCCACCTCCGACTCCTCGCTCTCGACGGGGTCCTGAAAGTTCCGGCGCCGCTCCTCCTTCAGCTCGGGCGGGATCAGGTAGCCGCGGATGGCGTAGACGCCGAGCACGAAGCCGGTGATGAGCGAGATCATGGAGGTCGAGAGGATGACCATGGAGGGCATGGCGTTTGGAATGTCGGACATTGTGGCGGTTGTGAGGGCGGTGGTGAATTTTTCtgttttggtggtgaagggTCGGCGGTGATGTTGATACGGCGGTGCTTGATGAGGAACTACTACTCGCGGTCTGGAGTTTGTGATGGTGGCAGTAGTTGTTGTGGCGGTCGAGAAAGCGAATCGATAGTTCTTTGTGACACTGACGGAAGCTCGTTGTTGTCTTGGAAAATCTAGACGGACTCGGagtgctgctcctgctgctgttcgagttggaagaagggggatgaCGTGCATGGGTTGTTGACAGCAGGAAGAAGCCAGCGGAATGGAAAATCCCACAGGGGGGTCAATGTGCTAGAAGGCGCCTAGAACGATATGGAGAGCAGTGGATGTGTCAACAAGCCTTATCGCTTTGGTTGGTTCCGGCAGGCAGGCGATCCCCTACACTAACCCCTGGCTTATACGCGgggaggtacgtaccgtTTTGGTTCCTTTCAAGGAAACCACCAATGGCAACAACCCAACGTTGGTTCAGTTGTGAGCACCTCGCCCAAGAATTCCGAACTGAACCACTTCTGTTGACTCTTACAGTTTAGATAACACTCCTACGTAgtcctcttcttttatttcttttttcttgttttctttatTCAATACTTAAACGGACTCTCTCTCCATGACATAGCATCGCGGCGTCGAACTGGAGCTCAACTACACCTCAACACCTCCACGCTCTTTCACGATGTTGGACCCAAATCAGAAAGCCGTCGTCATCGGAATCAGCGGATGTTCCTCGAGCGGCAAGACGACATTGGCTCGACTTCTCCGCGATATCTTTCCCAATACCTTTATCCTACACGAAGATGATTTCTACAAGCCCGAGTCCGAGTaagctccctctcctcctcctaatCTCATCTCACTCGAGAACTAGTCTCTAACCACCGATATATGTGTCTCACAAAATAAACAGAATTCCTATGAAAGAAGGCCTCACAAACTGGGACTGTCCCGAAGCCCTCTCGATCCCCGACATGACGGCGGCCCTCGAGCACATCCGCGCCACGGGCGAGTTACCAGTTAGTAGTACCATGAATCTTACCAGACCCTTTCTTTCCCGGAGACACACCcacggtagtagtagtactactactagtagtagtagttattaccctccatcgtcatcatcagcagcagccagcaaAGCGGCGCCGCCCAAACAAAAAACGGGGCCTGGTAAGACCATCACCACTGCCAAGTCAAAGTCGCTAAGCAACAGTCCGAAACAGCCCACCCTCGACTCCAAAGAAGACCTCAACTCGGTCGGCCCTTGCCCCATCACCACGGACTTTATCAACAAAATCAAAGCCCGCGTGGCCGACTGGCTGCAACCTTCTTCCCCCGGCCATCGTGTCCTCCACTTATCctctcatcaacaacaacaacaacaacccctcaAAATCTGCATTATAGACGGTTTCCTCCTCTACTCCccgcctcccctcctccctgccACTTTGCTCTCCCAAATGGACATCAAGCTCTTTTTGCTGGTGTCCAAAGCCAAAGCCCTACAGCGCCGCGAAGCAAGAGACGGGTACGTAACCCTCGAAGGATTCTGGAAAGACCCGCCGGGCTACGTGGAGAAGATTGTTTGGCCTGAGTACGTGCGGGCGCATGAGTGGATGTTTGAGGGAGGGGATGTGGAGGGGGGCAAGgtgaaggcggaggaggtgagCGAGAGGTTGGGAGTTTTGGTCAACCAGAAGGAAGGTGAAACCAAAATGGACAGGGACTTTGGAGAGACGTTGGAGTGGGCGGTGGAGAGTATCATGAGGGAGTTGGAGAGGTTGGTCCTGGGGCAGGAGgataagaaggaggaagggcagaaggaggggaagaaggaaaaggaggaagaggcgatTGCGCTGAATAGTTTtgcgatgaagaagaagtgggcggcggcgcagAGGGAGAGGAATGCGCGGGAGTTATTGATTAAGGAGGCGCAGGaacagcatcagcagcagaagGAATGATTAGAGAATAGGTAGCAATGCACTTATCGTTAAGACGAATGCTGTTGATGAGGAACCTTCTACAAAAGGCACTCACGTTCTCATCAGCCAAACGTTGATGCCCGTATGTACGATATGCACATATATGTCATCCATGAAATGTCCCTTGGCAGGACCAGCATGACCCAgattcccctcctccgcaaACACCCCCTTTCACTGACCTGCCAACTaaccatccattcatccattcatccatccatccgccATGGCAACCACCCCAACAGCCACTTCCATCCCACCTAGTAAAACTCGGCATCAACCCGTCCATACCTAACCCCATCAACCTTGAGCTCAAACCCCAAGCCCGCACTATCGACAATCATCTCGAGCGTAAAGTCAAGGTTATCAAACTCCACCCCTTTCGTCGTCGTGAGTCTAGTAAACAGGCTCCTCGGGACGGCAGACAAGTCCGTCGTCAGCGTGCACACCTTGATCAAGTCGCGCGTGTACGACTTGGGCGGCTCGTCGGCCTCGCACGCGATCAGGTCGTCCGTCACCACGAGCGACTGGCCGGGCCGGAAGTTGCGCGTGTAGTGGAAGGCTATGGGGTTTTGGGGGGATATGGTTTCGCCCTGgttttttgtttgttgtgGTCAGCAGTCGTTAGGGAAAGAAAAACTGAAATAGCTAAAGGAGACAAAAACACACCTTGGCAATATGCCACTGCATCCGATCACTAACCATCCACCTCTCCCACAACGGACTCCAATACCGCTCGGTAACGCTGTGTTTCTCCTCGTCGTACACCGTCGCGTACGACGTCCCGTAATGCATCCGCGCCTTGCGCGAGATGACCATGTTACCCTCCAGTCCACGCAGGACCGCGCCGCGCACCACGGCCGTCCAGGCATACACGGGCTGCATCACCTCGATCGAGTTACTCCCCAGGGCCGCGGCCAACGTGCTTTGCTGTGTGGGCGTTGGGGTGTAGGGCGGAGGGGCCGCCGTGCTGGTAAAGTGCTTCTTGAGCgtgcggtagaggtagtcgcTCTGGCCGAAGCCGCCAACCAATATGATGCCCGAGACGGTCTGGCCCTTGGCGCGCAGGTTGTCGACTTGCCCCTGGACGAGGTCACAGACCTCCTTGACGACGGGGTCGAAGATGTCTTTGACTTGGGCCGCCGTCATCATGAGGAAACCACAGTCGAGGCCGATTTCTTCGTCATCGGGGAGACCGGGAAATCTGTGGGTCAGTCTTGTCAATATCGGGCTTCTCACTCCAGGGCAGACGGACTCTGTCGGGGAAAAACTTACGGGACGTTGATCTCCTGATGCTCATCCTCGTTAAAGTTGCGCTTAACGAACTCTTCGAAGTACTTGAGCGCCATCTGCCACGACTTGCCCTTCTTGGTCTTCACCTCCTCGAACCGATTAGCCCCCAACCGGTTCTTGACGTGCTCCTCAAACCTGTAGTTGAGGAAAGCACTTCCGCAAAGCCCACCTGTGCCGACAGCAGACTCCTCGACTTTGATCGGCCCTAGTGAAACGATCTTGTATGCGATCAAACTGAATGGAGTTTGGTCAGTACAGCACTTCTGCAGCCAAATTCCAAGCTCAGGAGGAGTAAACCCACTCGACAGTaccgccaccgccatcaCAGACAATAAAGTTATCTCCAATCTTCAGATGGTTAGGCTGTATAGCTTTCAAAGTATAcactgccgccgcctcgGGCTCACTAATCATCTGAATCTGCGACTGAGCGCCCATCCCGGCCCTCTCCGCCGCTTGGAGGGTCGCGTTCTTGGCCGCATCCGACCACACAGCCGGGCACGTCAGGACAAAGTCGACCTTTGTCGACGCCATGAACGACTCGCCATACCGCCGTGTTAGCGTGTCCATGGTGTGCTTGTAGATCTGCGTGAGGTAGTCGCTCACGGCGTCGACCACCGTCTTCCTGTTGTTCTTCAGCTGCGTGGCTGTCTCCTTGGGGTTCACGTAGAAGGGCAGCTTCTGGGACCGGTCGAGGAA
The Neurospora crassa OR74A linkage group II, whole genome shotgun sequence DNA segment above includes these coding regions:
- a CDS encoding pre-rRNA processing protein Tsr1 gives rise to the protein MPGAVSGHSHRPTTKASNKPFKSRHSTKGALRNAAKGKVAEERGVRKTPHQQVMSKFDRRNRNKQLQLQKHKEHLQETSIFAGKDGAPRNVAVIPLCSDGDATEAIKSLNASIDIETEVPEGAFRVPVDRFKQKLQYFPLKRDLTACLDAARVADYVVLVLSAQEEVDELGELILRSVESQGLSTLFTVVQGLNKIEPQKQRLSVLSSLKSYITHFHPEQDKVFSLDNRQECSNLMRSLCSTTPKGIRWRDERSWMLVEEVKFGESTVLTGVVRGKGLKADRLVQVGDWGTFQVEKITAAPLARRKRGEEGMNVEEGAEEILDQPTDDRDDLVDLAPEEVRMEDDDDDEMNDGMTTMTTSKKGVLLDDHHYFSEEEPEAYTAPKKLPKGTSKYQAAWYLDDDVSDSGSDMEEDDEMEDDDEEEAARPEDGEEGLAGYAPTEAGQTEYPQTEGGFIQPDADEDAKQLEAFRKQKRDEAQDDLEFPDEIELHPHVLARERLAKYRGLKSLRSSPWQEDEDRAYQPEDWERLLKIQDYQASKIRASREALVGGVAPGTRVHVYLKDVPATIQQSYNPSQPVTLFSLLRHEYKKTAVNFLINLSADAAAPIKAKEELIIQCGPRRFVINPLFSQGGNTPNDVHKYCRYLHPGQSAVATFTGPVTWGAVPTLFFKRQVPGSVLDEDGEPVSNLPLSLVATGTALPPSTSRVVAKRAILTGHPYHIHKKIVTIRYMFFNREDVEWFKALPLWTRRGRSGFIKEALGTHGYFKATFDGRINPQDSVGVSLYKRVWPRSAKQLGAPLLDAAALQQEVDEDAMDAE
- a CDS encoding small nucleolar ribonucleoprotein complex subunit translates to METTDRAEISLSRAEQPSGAVAINNVRSEFRSKAEANKIRKVKAAEKSYGRGRKIDVKNVKDKKLKRNLTNLEEKYQTATLKAKEAEILLENAGGFLEAEHELERTYKVRQEDIVSEVNIEVAQKKFDLKLDQLGPYICDFSRNGRDLILAGRKGHVATMDWRDGKLGCELQLGETIRDVKWLHNNQYFAVAQKKYTYIYDSQGVELHCLRKHVEVSHLEFLPYHFLLATLGTNGQLKYQDTSTGQIVTEIATKLGTPVSMTQNPWNAILHVGHQNGTVTLWSPNSSEPLVKLLAHRGPVRSMAVDREGRYMVTTGQDCKMAVWDIRMFKEVNNYFTRAPASSVAISDTGLTAVGWGTRTTVWKGLFSKEKPVQEKVQSPYMTWGGEGKRVERVRWCPFDDVLGVGHSEGFSSLIIPGAGEANFDALEVNPYETKKQRQEGEVKQLLNKLAPEMIALDPNFIGTLDLRSAKQREADKDLDAGPPDLEEEMRNRARGKNSALKKYLRKQKKKNIIDEKRLKAEEMYKQMQEKNGERHKEKVAELGPTLARFARKE
- a CDS encoding mitochondrial peptidyl-tRNA hydrolase Pth2, yielding MHVIPLLPTRTAAGAALRVRLDFPRQQRASVSVTKNYRFAFSTATTTTATITNSRPRVVVPHQAPPYQHHRRPFTTKTEKFTTALTTATMSDIPNAMPSMVILSTSMISLITGFVLGVYAIRGYLIPPELKEERRRNFQDPVESEESEVDEDDYILDHAPNWANGLEADQRQGLRARGAAAAEEKKKKKKQQQEKAAPKLGLDPTEECKLVLVVRTDLGMTKGKIAAQCSHATLACYKRLFSAAQLEPLSLSARLLRQWERNGQAKIAVQTKTEDEMLELMAKARSLGVTAEVIQDAGRTQIASGSRTVLGVGPAPKSLVDEITGHLKLL
- a CDS encoding nicotinamide riboside kinase 1, variant, translating into MLDPNQKAVVIGISGCSSSGKTTLARLLRDIFPNTFILHEDDFYKPESEIPMKEGLTNWDCPEALSIPDMTAALEHIRATGELPPTLDSKEDLNSVGPCPITTDFINKIKARVADWLQPSSPGHRVLHLSSHQQQQQQPLKICIIDGFLLYSPPPLLPATLLSQMDIKLFLLVSKAKALQRREARDGYVTLEGFWKDPPGYVEKIVWPEYVRAHEWMFEGGDVEGGKVKAEEVSERLGVLVNQKEGETKMDRDFGETLEWAVESIMRELERLVLGQEDKKEEGQKEGKKEKEEEAIALNSFAMKKKWAAAQRERNARELLIKEAQEQHQQQKE
- a CDS encoding nicotinamide riboside kinase 1, whose translation is MLDPNQKAVVIGISGCSSSGKTTLARLLRDIFPNTFILHEDDFYKPESEIPMKEGLTNWDCPEALSIPDMTAALEHIRATGELPVSSTMNLTRPFLSRRHTHGSSSTTTSSSSYYPPSSSSAAASKAAPPKQKTGPGKTITTAKSKSLSNSPKQPTLDSKEDLNSVGPCPITTDFINKIKARVADWLQPSSPGHRVLHLSSHQQQQQQPLKICIIDGFLLYSPPPLLPATLLSQMDIKLFLLVSKAKALQRREARDGYVTLEGFWKDPPGYVEKIVWPEYVRAHEWMFEGGDVEGGKVKAEEVSERLGVLVNQKEGETKMDRDFGETLEWAVESIMRELERLVLGQEDKKEEGQKEGKKEKEEEAIALNSFAMKKKWAAAQRERNARELLIKEAQEQHQQQKE